The Bosea beijingensis genome contains the following window.
CGGCCTCTCGCGGGGGTGCTCGCGGCATGCGGGCTGCCTCTCGTCTTCGCGGGCTGCGGCGAGCAGCGGTTGTCGAGCGATGAACTCGTGTCGGCCTCGCGCGCGATCACCGTCGACGTGGGCCGCGCCCTGGCGTTGCCTCCTTCCGGCAGCCTGCCTGTGACCGGTGTCATCCAGAGAACCTATGAGAACGCCGTCTCGCAGACAGTCTCCCTGGCAACCCGTGGCCGGACGCCGGGAGAGAACGCGATCCATGTCGCTTTCTTCACGGCCGCGGATGTTCCCGAGGCTGCCGGCGTCGAGGGCAACCTGCTGAAGGATCCCGGCATCGACGACTTCGCCATCGGCAAGGAGATGGAGGAGCGTCTTCCCGGTGTCGCGATGGCGCCCTCCGCCGTGTTTGTCCAGAACGGTTACGGTCCATTCGGCTATGCCGTCGGTCGCGGCACCGGCGGCGAGGCCTGCCTCTACGCCTGGCAAAGACTGGCGGGCAAGGACAGTCTCTTTCGCCCGAAATCGGGCATGATCTCGGTGCGCCTGCGCGTCTGCGACCCCGCCATGACCGAGGCCTCGCTTCTGCGCCTGGCCTATGACTACGCGTTCAACGTCAAGCTGAAGCGCCCCGGCTGGAATCCGATCGGCGATGCGCCCGCGCCGGCGCCTGAACTCGGC
Protein-coding sequences here:
- the bcsN gene encoding cellulose biosynthesis protein BcsN produces the protein MFRPLAGVLAACGLPLVFAGCGEQRLSSDELVSASRAITVDVGRALALPPSGSLPVTGVIQRTYENAVSQTVSLATRGRTPGENAIHVAFFTAADVPEAAGVEGNLLKDPGIDDFAIGKEMEERLPGVAMAPSAVFVQNGYGPFGYAVGRGTGGEACLYAWQRLAGKDSLFRPKSGMISVRLRVCDPAMTEASLLRLAYDYAFNVKLKRPGWNPIGDAPAPAPELGQAGAPIYPQAPQSSFGEAPQRPQAVRPRPERRRSAVPAEPQASDPIPTKPLEGYPTVPPPPAP